In the genome of Parus major isolate Abel chromosome 2, Parus_major1.1, whole genome shotgun sequence, one region contains:
- the UTP23 gene encoding rRNA-processing protein UTP23 homolog, which yields MGVTRQKHAKKIMGFYKHNFQFREPFQVLLDGTFCQAALRNKIQIREQLPGYLDGATQLCTTRCVIKELESLGKALYGAKLIAQRFHVRNCSHHKNPVSGSTCLLSMIEDGNPHHFFIATQDQDLSNKVKKKPGIPLLFIIQNTMVLDKPSPKSLAFVQKLQTNQLVPEYQKQSIVELKEKEGLVKQEGERRRKRKRAGGPNPLSCLKKKKKKTQEGQEPSAEKKKRRKRKRNRVKAEAMQPVQKNEGE from the exons ATGGGGGTGACGAGACAGAAACACGCTAAGAAGATCATGGGCTTCTACAAGCACAACTTCCAGTTCCGAGAGCccttccaggtgctgctggatggCACCTTCTGCCAGGCCGCGCTTCGCAACAAGATCCAGATCCGGGAGCAGCTGCCCGGGTACCTGGACGGCGCCACGCAGCTCTGCACCACGCG ATGTGTTATAAAAGAACTTGAATCACTGGGGAAAGCACTGTATGGAGCAAAATTAATTGCCCAGAGATTTCATGTTCGAAACTGTTCTCACCATAAGAATCCTGTGAGTGGTTCAACCTGTTTACTTTCCATGATTGAAGATGGCAACCCTCATCACTTCTTTATTGCTACACAG GACCAGGACTTATcaaacaaagtgaaaaagaagCCTGGCATTCCTCTTCTCTTTATTATTCAGAACACTATGGTGCTGGACAAACCTTCTCCTAAATCTTTGGCATTTGTTCAAAAGTTGCAGACAAATCAGCTTGTTCCAGAGTACCAAAAACAAAGTATTGTGGagcttaaagaaaaagaaggactAGTAAAGCAAGAAggtgaaaggagaagaaaacgCAAAAGGGCAGGCGGCCCAAATCCTCTCAGCtgtctgaagaagaaaaagaagaaaacacaggaggGTCAGGAGCCTTctgctgaaaagaagaaaagaaggaaaagaaaacgAAATAGAGTTAAAGCAGAAGCCATGCAGCCAGtgcagaaaaatgaaggagaatAA